TGCCAGAATGGTGCCTTGGCCTGCACATCATCCCGGCCCAGCGCGTTAAGGTTGGCAAATAAAGGGAAGTAGATCATTGAGAAGGGAACATCCCTGAAAAGCAAGATTTAAAACAATGGTTAGTTTAACTGATGGTTGAGTTTTGATAAGGAAGAATTAGTGGGGGCGGGGGGGGTGTTTgggagagaggtagagagacactgagagacacagctCCATTCAGCTGGAGGACAGTAACCAGACATAACTGCAGGAATCTATTGATCAGTGTTGACTGGCAGAGGAAATATAACAAGTTATGCAATTACAATCAACAGTCATCAAAGCAACGATAATAAAGTTGAATGAAGGAATAGACATTCTTTGGGCCTGGGCATGCAGTTGATGGTTTGTATGTCTGGAAGTGTGTTCAAAAAAGTCTAAGGAAAATGACAaactctcagtctctctctttgctgTAGTTGTCAGATAGTAAATAGATATGAACACAAGTAAAATGTATTGTGAGTAAGtggttgagagtgtgtgtcgATGTGTCTGACCTCATTAACGTGGCCCCTGCTCCTCTGTAGAGTCCAGCCAGGCCACGAGTCTTCAGTAGCTCCACAGTGATGCCAGTGGCCGAGGGTCGGCGAGGAGGCGTCGGCCGGGCCTGCGTTGGGGTGGCCACCAACGACGGAGCTGGACCGGGAGCAGCAGCCTGAGCTGCTGTTGGCACAGGCCTTTGTGCAGCTGATGGATAAATGCAGTATCCCAggttagcaaacacatgcagacttATTCAACCCTGCAGCCATCACTGTGCACGCTTTATATTATCAAACAAAGGAGTGCCAGCCAACCGTTTGGTATTCTAATtttgtattaaatatttatataacattttactGAAGAGTAAACATGAATTATGGTTTATTTGTTTCGAAAAACATAATCCATTTATCTGGACCTTTCTCTTAATTTCATGGGTTCTTCCTTgtgtcatgccccacccctctacaaaatggaaatcagttgagtagtttttgcataatcctgcagatGTCAGTGCATCCAATCCTTTAAAACTGGTCAATGTTTGTAAATAGCTATTATGGAAGAAGAGTTCCAAAATGACCAAAGTGAGCAACTCACAGAGTCGTCCTGCATCCTGCAGCTGGATCTTCAGCATCTCCATCGGAGTGGTGACAACCACCTGACAGGTCCCAGCCCCACACCCTGCCAGTACCTCCCCCCACAGGGGCAAATGCCTGGAAACACAGTCAGAGCCAGTGATAGATACACAGAACAAGAGACAGTGGTGTGTCATTATCAGAATTATGAGAGCAATGAAACATGAATGTTAAACCAGTACTGAAGTCCCTGTAGATGTTTGCTTACCttacctttttaaataaaaaaacaatactaaTGTATATTGATTCCAGTTTAATTGATTTAGTTTAACATTTGCTTAGTTTCTCTGTAGAAATATAACGAGACTAAAGCTGTTAAGAATCTGGTAATGCTATTGGTGTAATACAgcaaatatataacaataaaaagttATCGTAGTTATGTAAGACTAGGTTAAGGATAGGCACACTTGTGGTATATTGTGGCACAAATAAAATTCAGATGCAGCAGCAATATTCATTCAATAATTCAAATCATGAATTCATAATTCTTACATActgaaataatcaaaataatatcTTATCATTGCATTTTAGATTTATCTCATGGTGATGGCGTTCAACGAAAATCTAGTTTTCTCATATCTGATTTGTTTAAGGAACAACAATAGGCATAGTTCAGCAGACCAGGTTGATCTGATCTGTAGTTTGAGATTATTTTCATGGACATCGATCCTATGATGTATCAGTTGTGTTACCCATCCTTCGAGAGCCTCTGTCTAAAGATGTCATTGGCAGCCAGCTTGATGGCTTTTTCTGGTGTGACGAGCGTGAGGTTCACTGCTGCACCTGGAAAAGACACAACAGGCTgatgacataaacacacaaccaTTTCCGCTACAGTACACACAAATAGAACAAAACCTACACAATAGCTTATGGCTCACTGCTGTGGGCTAATGGCAGCACACACTGGCTATTATGATACAAAGATTTAGGGCTCACATGAGAAACAACAGCGTAGGCGGCCAGATTAAGCTCAATAGAAATACATGGTTGTGGTGTTGTTTGTGACGGGgattagaaatgtaaagaatacCTCTGTAGCATCCGAAATAGCCCTCTGAGCGAACCGTCTTTGCCAGACAATCCAGCCTTTAAAGACAAGAAAGGAAATAGAACAACAGTCAAATCTTTCACCATTATATCTGACATAAACTTCTGTCAAATCAGAAATATTattcatttgtcatcatcttgGCCTTTTAAATAATACACCATGACCCAGTATCCTGTCCCAACAACTGGACCAATGTTCAAGAACTGTGTAAAGTCTCTTCTTCtttgcaaaggaaaaaaaaaatcaggcctGGTGTTTATATAATTCAGCCTTGAGGAGAATTAGTTTTCCTCCTACTTTTCCATGTGTGACTCACAATGGAAAACCACAGTCTGCTGACAACAGGATGGCCACACCCAGTCAGCCAGTCGTATTGATGCTCACCAGATTTGTGCAGCTAAAAATTCAGGGTCAGAGTCTTTTAAGGACACAGGAGCTGTGTTGTTCCTGCCATCTCTTTACTCTTTGttcaattaaaatcaaaccaaaaccTGAGCAAACTGAACTCATTCCTCTGATGTGATCC
This genomic interval from Paralichthys olivaceus isolate ysfri-2021 chromosome 7, ASM2471397v2, whole genome shotgun sequence contains the following:
- the slc25a18 gene encoding mitochondrial glutamate carrier 1; protein product: MAEKKVSLPAKLINGGVAGLVGVTCVFPIDLAKTRLQNQQGVQVYKGMLDCLAKTVRSEGYFGCYRGAAVNLTLVTPEKAIKLAANDIFRQRLSKDGHLPLWGEVLAGCGAGTCQVVVTTPMEMLKIQLQDAGRLSAQRPVPTAAQAAAPGPAPSLVATPTQARPTPPRRPSATGITVELLKTRGLAGLYRGAGATLMRDVPFSMIYFPLFANLNALGRDDVQAKAPFWQSFLAGCSAGSVAAVAVTPLDVIKTRLQTLEKGEGEDTYRGIVDCTRRILRREGPAAFLKGATCRALVIAPLFGIAQGVYFLGVGEAMLGLLE